The Solibacillus sp. FSL R7-0668 genome includes the window TCTGTAATGCCGCAAGCAGAAATTCGTAGAACGCTTCGTTTCCCATATTATCATTTTTAATTTTTCCGGCTGTTCCTTCATAGTTTACGTTATAAGGAGGGTCAGTAACTACTAGATTGGCAGCTTTCCCATCCATCAAGACATCAAAGGTGTCTTTCTTTGTACTGTCTCCGCAAACCAACCGATGTCGTCCAAGTATCCAAACATCCCCGAAATGAGAAACAGCGGGCTTTTTCAGCTCGCTGTCCACATCAAAATCATCTTCTTTTATTTTATCTTTAAGGGAATCCTTGAAAAGATCATCCAACTCTCCCGGATCAAAACCAGTCAAAGACACATCAAAGTCCGAAGCGTTTAGGTCCGTGATTAGAAGGGCCAGTTTATCTCTATCCCAGTCACCGCTTATTTTATTAAGTGCTATGTTCAGGGCCTTTTCCTTTTGCTCATCCATTTCGACAACTACGCATTCTATTTCATCCATGCCCATACTCAGCAGGACTTTCAAGCGTTGATGCCCTCCGATAACTCTGCCTGTGGTCTTATTCCATATAACGGGTTCTACATATCCAAACTCCTCAAGTGAGCGTTTAAGTTTCTCATATTCCGGATCACCAGGTTTTAAATCCTTCCTTGGGTTATATTCAGCGGGGATGAGTTGTTTCGTTTTAATCTTCTCTATCAACATACTTTTCCACCGCCTTTCTAAATTCACTGTATTTATTTACATCCTCCCAAGGGAAAAGACAACTATTAAAATGACCATAAGCCGCTGTGTCAGAATAAATCACATTTCTAAGACGTAGTTTTTCAATGATGGCCGCAGGTCTTAAGTTGAAAGTCTCCTGAGAAGCAAGAGTTAATATTTCATCAGAAACAGTTCCAGTGCCAAGGGTATTTACAGTAAAGGCTACTGGATTTGCCTT containing:
- a CDS encoding site-specific DNA-methyltransferase, with amino-acid sequence MLIEKIKTKQLIPAEYNPRKDLKPGDPEYEKLKRSLEEFGYVEPVIWNKTTGRVIGGHQRLKVLLSMGMDEIECVVVEMDEQKEKALNIALNKISGDWDRDKLALLITDLNASDFDVSLTGFDPGELDDLFKDSLKDKIKEDDFDVDSELKKPAVSHFGDVWILGRHRLVCGDSTKKDTFDVLMDGKAANLVVTDPPYNVNYEGTAGKIKNDNMGNEAFYEFLLAALQNSETAMAKDASIYVFHADTEGLNFRRAFSDAGFYLSGTCIWKKQSLVLGRSPYQWQHEPVLFGWKKKGKHLWYSDRKQTTIWEFEKPKKNSDHPTMKPVALVAYPIMNSSLSNCIVLDPFGGSGSTLIACEQTDRICYTIELDEKYCDVIVKRYIEQVGNSDGVFLLRDGSKFRYCDLPEVNEDE